In a single window of the Elaeis guineensis isolate ETL-2024a chromosome 8, EG11, whole genome shotgun sequence genome:
- the LOC105049491 gene encoding LOW QUALITY PROTEIN: L-type lectin-domain containing receptor kinase IX.1-like (The sequence of the model RefSeq protein was modified relative to this genomic sequence to represent the inferred CDS: deleted 2 bases in 1 codon) has translation MSGSADRGVEAGCRGSTVSSGVGCMHRRLSVLSDSDNGVDDADGADDTVDEAAADRSKLHHRSELRRALSVSSSFFRYKLNQTNISTFVETSTVLVRPLKFPQLGLITESGVGEDFMTFRGLLGYVVEVSSKRLGTIAPPTMALSDSRILVPTVQILVLLFHFSSILTALASPCSFNFSGNSLDTQNLRYEGDASFDGTGIELTKNEGDSSTSSFQRNVGRVTYRDRVRFYDDASVIDFSTCFLFRMGSFRYNANADGLAFFLSSYPSEIPKNSYGGTLGLFSTFGANKTRNNTVVAIEFDSHKNVEYHDSSDNHVGIDVHTIYSVAHVDLQASFREQEFHACVCYNATTKNLSVSLRNTSDATRHWSISHVVDLREVLQDIGVIGFSAATGGETESHHILSWNFSSTGLCQTSHSSYKALASAIGAGVVACGLVFVCVFRYRQCKKRSTATEQVERVIDSLIDDAFQRSGGPRRIPSSVLVSATKNFTEEGKLGEGGFGGVFKGVLHGSNLEVAVKRISRGSKQGTKEYLSEVTIISRLRHRNLVQLVGYCHEKNDLLLVYEYMPNKSLDYHLYHKENLLAWPERYKIALGLASALLYLHEEWEQCVVHRDVKPSNVMLDSEFNAKLGDFGLAKLVDHDSDSTTSTVLAGTWGYMAPEYTFTGKAYKESDVYSFGVVILEIACGKKPIALNYVEMDLVKWVWELYEKRMHLSAADERLKMEFDELQMECLLIVGLWCTHLDYELRPSIRQAINVLKFDAPLPTLSTDTSPISFLRSPPVEISDIYTSHSSIPNSIKSEG, from the exons ATAAATTAAACCAAACAAATATAAGTACGTTCGTGGAAACCAGTACAGTCTTGGTGAGGCCTTTGAAGTTTCCCCAGTTGGGATTAATAACGGAAAGCGGCGTTGGGGAAGACTTCATGACTTTTCGTGGTCTTCTTGGTTACGTTGTCGAAGTCTC CTCCAAACGGCTTGGAACGATTGCTCCTCCCACCATGGCTCTCTCCGACTCTAGAATCCTTGTTCCCACTGTCCAAATATTGGTGCTCCTCTTCCACTTCTCGTCCATCCTAACCGCCCTTGCAAGCCCATGCTCCTTCAACTTCTCTGGTAATTCTCTGGACACACAAAACCTACGTTACGAGGGCGATGCCTCCTTCGATGGCACCGGCATCGAGCTCACCAAGAACGAAGGCGACTCTTCCACTTCCTCCTTTCAACGGAATGTAGGCAGAGTAACATATCGCGACCGAGTGCGCTTCTATGATGACGCCTCAGTCATCGACTTCTCTACGTGTTTCTTATTCAGGATGGGCAGCTTC CGGTATAATGCGAATGCCGATGGGCTCGCCTTCTTCCTCTCGTCGTATCCTTCTGAGATCCCGAAGAATTCATATGGTGGCACTCTTGGTCTCTTTAGTACTTTTGGAGCCAACAAAACCAGAAATAATACCGTTGTGGCAATCGAGTTTGATAGCCATAAAAACGTTGAGTACCATGATTCAAGCGACAATCATGTGGGAATTGACGTCCACACCATCTACTCCGTTGCGCATGTGGACTTGCAAGCTAGCTTCAGAGAGCAAGAATTTCATGCATGTGTTTGCTACAATGCGACTACTAAAAATTTGAGTGTCTCTCTTCGTAATACCTCAGATGCTACGAGGCATTGGAGCATATCTCATGTTGTTGACTTGAGGGAAGTCCTGCAGGATATAGGCGTCATTGGCTTCTCAGCTGCAACAGGTGGAGAGACCGAGTCCCATCACATTCTATCGTGGAATTTCTCTTCCACGGGTTTGTGTCAAACAAGTCATTCAAGTTATAAAGCCTTGGCGTCTGCTATCGGCGCTGGTGTCGTAGCATGTGGGCTTGTTTTTGTATGTGTTTTCAGATATCGCCAATGTAAGAAGCGCAGCACAGCGACGGAACAAGTGGAGAGGGTTATCGATTCATTAATCGATGATGCATTTCAGAGAAGTGGCGGGCCAAGGAGAATTCCTTCCAGTGTACTCGTGAGTGCAACCAAAAATTTTACGGAGGAGGGGAAGCTTGGGGAGGGAGGATTCGGGGGGGTCTTCAAGGGAGTATTGCATGGCTCGAATCTTGAAGTGGCCGTCAAAAGGATATCTAGAGGTTCCAAGCAAGGGACCAAAGAATACTTGTCAGAAGTCACCATCATAAGTCGGCTAAGGCATCGCAATCTTGTGCAGCTGGTTGGCTACTGTCATGAAAAGAATGACCTGCTGCTTGTCTACGAGTACATGCCCAACAAAAGTCTGGATTACCATCTATACCATAAGGAGAATTTGCTTGCATGGCCGGAGAGGTATAAGATTGCTTTGGGATTGGCCTCGGCGCTGCTCTATCTTCATGAGGAGTGGGAGCAGTGCGTAGTCCATAGAGATGTGAAGCCAAGCAACGTGATGCTGGATTCAGAATTCAACGCTAAACTGGGAGATTTTGGATTGGCAAAACTTGTGGACCATGACAGTGACTCCACAACGTCGACTGTGTTGGCCGGGACCTGGGGATACATGGCACCTGAATATACCTTCACAG GTAAAGCTTACAAAGAGTCTGATGTCTACAGCTTTGGAGTGGTAATATTAGAAATTGCCTGTGGTAAAAAGCCTATTGCATTAAATTATGTTGAAATGGATTTGGTAAAGTGGGTGTGGGAGCTTTATGAAAAAAGGATGCATCTGAGTGCAGCCGATGAAAGGTTAAAGATGGAGTTTGATGAGCTACAAATGGAGTGCTTGCTGATTGTTGGGCTATGGTGCACTCATTTGGATTACGAGCTAAGGCCATCAATAAGGCAAGCCATCAATGTTCTGAAATTTGATGCTCCACTACCGACTTTGTCAACTGACACGTCTCCGATCAGTTTTTTACGTTCTCCTCCAGTTGAAATATCTGATATTTATACTAGCCACTCTAGTATTCCAAACTCAATCAAGTCAGAAGGCTGA